A stretch of the Aegilops tauschii subsp. strangulata cultivar AL8/78 chromosome 4, Aet v6.0, whole genome shotgun sequence genome encodes the following:
- the LOC109733390 gene encoding uncharacterized protein, giving the protein MAASAPTGCFKCGRPGHWSRDCPSAPPSSSTNPNPNPNPAAGAARFAPYKPRQFSKPAAGPDPAAPAEGEEAPQDGAKKKKKERATRPKLTPDLLLSDDGLGFVLRYFPKAFKPRARPGSEVEDLGNLIKLYADWHSRLIPYYSFDQFVRKAEKVGASSRVRRCISELKERVARGGDPTLLHQPPVEEVIPEGEPDGTTQEDPILGTEPPSTDNHEDVDPFAMESDDVDPMQEDLLNEIYEKTADEPVLRSGDGGAEQPVAPREAEKHQDGEDGGGSKPSKVELTEEQKARMEANRLKALERAAAARARASQSQPTTETTT; this is encoded by the exons ATGGCGGCGTCGGCACCGACGGGCTGCTTCAAGTGCGGCCGCCCCGGCCACTGGTCCCGCGACTGCCCCTCCGCCCCGCCATCCTCCTCCACCAACCCCAACCCCAATccgaaccccgccgccggcgccgcccgcttCGCCCCCTACAAGCCGAGACAGTTCTCCAAACCCGCGGCCGGTCCGgatccggcggctccggcggagGGCGAGGAGGCGCCGCAGGATGGtgctaagaagaagaagaaggagagggcGACGCGGCCCAAGCTCACGCCGGACCTCCTCCTCTCCGACGACGGCCTGGGCTTCGTCCTCCGCTACTTCCCCAAGGCGTTCAAGCCCCGCGCCCGGCCCGGATCCGAG GTGGAAGACCTTGGCAATCTGATCAAGCTTTACGCGGACTGGCACTCTCGCTTGATCCCTTACTACTCCTTCGATCAGTTTGTGCGCAAAGCTGAGAAAGTTGGGGCCAGTAGCCGCGTTAGG AGATGCATTTCGGAATTGAAGGAAAGGGTTGCCAGAGGGGGGGATCCTACACTACTGCATCAACCGCCAGTGGAAGAAGTCATACCAGAGGGAGAACCTG ATGGAACCACACAAGAAGACCCAATCCTTGGGACAGAACCTCCGTCGACGGACAATCATGAGGATGTGGACCCATTTGCGATGGAAAGTGATGACGTGGATCCCATGCAAGAGGATTTGCTAAATGAAATATACGAAAAGACAGCCGAT GAACCTGTACTAAGATCTGGCGATGGAGGCGCTGAACAACCCGTGGCTCCAAGAGAGGCAGAGAAGCATCAAGATGGAGAGGATGGTGGCGGAAGCAAGCCAAGCAAAGTTGAGCTGACGGAGGAGCAGAAGGCGCGCATGGAGGCTAACAGGCTCAAGGCGCTAGAGAGAGCGGCAGCAGCTCGGGCTCGCGCGTCCCAGTCGCAGCCTACTACTGAAACTACCACCTGA
- the LOC109733391 gene encoding uncharacterized protein → MRARVALEPLAEEPGAEDESGARRRSGLHATLHRWARILSGGAAGDDARPAADLRVLLSVLACPLSPVPILPRLPRHVASSAQYIIEQFRATTGCGKLEGTAKSMYAAGKVRLAMLQEPAGAGHANGNAGRCHEGSFVVWQLAPGMWLVEMAVAGHSVAAGSDGRVAWRRTPWLGAHAARGGSRPLRRALQGLDPVMIASIFSTAEHAGEKQVDGEDCFVLRLDVGPSTLSSWSDGTAEVIRHGLTGFFSQRSGLLARLEDSQLTRIQSPGAAAMYWETTIASTLSDYRAVDGGVTVAHAGRSTAHLARFGVGVRAARVVTRMEESWTIDDVAFDVPGLGPDSFIPPEEVRRSRFYDAMAAGGGK, encoded by the exons ATGAGGGCGAGGGTGGCGCTGGAGCCGCTGGCAGAGGAGCCCGGCGCGGAGGACGAgtcgggggcgcggcggcggtcggGGCTCCACGCCACGCTGCACCGCTGGGCGCGCATCCTGTCCGGCGGCGCCGCCGGGGACGacgcccgccccgccgccgacctCCGCGTCCTCCTCTCCGTCCTCGCCTGCCCCCTCTCCCCCGTGCCCATCCTCCCGCGCCTCCCCCGACAC GTGGCCTCGTCGGCGCAGTACATAATCGAGCAGTTCAGGGCGACGACGGGGTGCGGGAAGCTGGAGGGGACGGCCAAGAGCATGTACGCGGCGGGCAAGGTGCGGCTGGCGATGCTGCAGGAGCCCGCCGGAGCGGGCCACGCCAACGGCAACGCCGGTCGGTGCCACGAGGGGAGCTTCGTGGTCTGGCAGCTCGCCCCCGGCATGTGGCTCGTCGAGATGGCCGTGGCCGGCCACAGCGTCGCCGCCGGCAGCGACGGCCGCGTCGCCTGGCGCCGCACGCCCTGGCTCGGCGCGCACGCCGCGCGCGGCGGCTCCCGCCCCCTCCGCCGCGCCCTCCAG GGCCTGGACCCGGTGATGATCGCGTCCATCTTCTCGACGGCGGAGCACGCCGGCGAGAAGCAGGTCGACGGGGAGGACTGCTTCGTGCTGCGCCTCGACGTGGGCCCCTCGACGCTGTCGAGCTGGAGCGACGGCACGGCGGAGGTGATCCGGCACGGCCTGACCGGGTTCTTCAGCCAGCGGAgcggcctcctggcgcgcctggAGGACTCGCAGCTCACCCGGATCCAGtcccccggcgccgccgccatGTACTGGGAGACCACCATCGCGTCCACGCTCTCCGACTACCGCGCCGTGGACGGCGGCGTCACCGTGGCGCACGCGGGGCGGTCCACGGCGCACCTCGCCCGGTTCGGCGTCGGCGTGCGCGCCGCGCGGGTGGTGACGCGGATGGAGGAGTCGTGGACCATCGACGACGTGGCGTTCGACGTGCCGGGGCTGGGCCCCGACTCCTTCATCCCGCCGGAGGAGGTCCGGCGGAGCCGCTTCTACGACGCCATGGCCGCCGGCGGCGGCAAGTGA